In Pan paniscus chromosome 13, NHGRI_mPanPan1-v2.0_pri, whole genome shotgun sequence, one DNA window encodes the following:
- the RPL37A gene encoding large ribosomal subunit protein eL43, whose protein sequence is MAKRTKKVGIVGKYGTRYGASLRKMVKKIEISQHAKYTCSFCGKTKMKRRAVGIWHCGSCMKTVAGGAWTYNTTSAVTVKSAIRRLKELKDQ, encoded by the exons ATG GCCAAACGTACCAAGAAAGTCGGGATCGTCGGTAAATACGGGACCCGCTATGGGGCCTCCCTCCGGAAAATGgtgaagaaaattgaaatcagCCAGCACGCCAAGTACACTTGCTCTTTCTGTGGCAAA ACCAAGATGAAGAGACGAGCTGTGGGGATCTGGCACTGTGGTTCCTGCATGAAGACAGTGGCTGGCGGTGCCTGGACGTACAA TACCACTTCCGCTGTCACGGTAAAGTCCGCCATCAGAAGACTGAAGGAGTTGAAAGACCAGTAG